The DNA window GATCGGGCAAGTCGTTGGCCTGGGCGCCGTCGACCGGCGAATAGGCGAAGGCGCCGACGCGGTCGAGTTGGGCTTCGTCGAGGAAATCGAGCAGTTCTTCGAACTCGGCCTCGGTCTCGCCCGGGAAACCGACGATGAAGGTGCTGCGGATGGCGATGTCCGGGGCGATCGAGCGCCAGCGCTGGATCCGCTCCAGGGTCTTGTCGACCGCGCCGGGGCGCTTCATCAGCTTGAGCACGCGCGGGCTGGCGTGCTGGAACGGGATGTCCAGGTACGGCAGCAGCTTGGGCATGCCGTGGGCGCCGTTTTCCGCCATCAGCGGGATGATGTCGTCGACGTGCGGGTATGGATACACGTAGTGCAGGCGGGTCCAGATGCCGAGTTCGGCCAGGCCCTCGCACAGCGCCTTCATCCGGGTCTGGTAGCCGTTGCCGCGCCATTCGCGCGCGGCGTACTTCAGGTCGACGCCGTAGGCCGAGGTGTCCTGCGAGATCACCAGCAGCTCCTTGACCCCGCCCATCGCCAACTTCTCGGCTTCGCGCAGCACTTCGTCGACCGGGCGCGAGACCAGGTCGCCGCGCATCGAGGGAATGATGCAGAAGCTGCAGCGGTGATTGCAGCCTTCGGAAATCTTCAGATAGGCGTAGTGCTTCGGCGTCAGCTTGATGCCGATGCCGTCGTCGAGCCGATGCGAAGCCGGTCGCGGCACCAGGTCGATGAACGGATCGTGCCTGGGCGGCAGCGCCGCGTGCACCGCGCTCATCACGCTGCCGTAGTCCTGCGGGCCGCTGATCGACAGCACGTCCGGATGCGCTTCGCGGATCAGCTCCGAGCGCTTGCCCAGGCAGCCGGTGACGATGACCTTGCCGTTCTCGGCGATCGCCTCGCCGATCGCGTCCAGCGACTCGGTCACCGCCGAATCGATGAAGCCGCAGGTGTTGACCACCACCACGTCGGCGTCGTCGTAGCTCTGCACGATGTCGTAGCCCTCGACCCGCAGCTGGGTGAGGATGCGCTCGGAATCGACCAGGGCCTTGGGGCAACCGAGGCTGACGAAACCGACTTTGGGATTGGCGGGCGAAACGCTGGCGGAAGACATGAACGCGGAGACCTGAACGAGGACGCCCGATGGGCGGCGGGCCGGCGGCCCGGATCCGGCGACGCCGGGGGCGCGAATTATAGCCTCCGCGGCTAAACTGGCCGCGAACCAAGGTTCATTCGCATAGGAGCAAGGCCCATGGCCCAGTGGATCGACCTCGACACCCCGGCCGGCCCGGTCCGCGCCTGGCGCGCCGACCCCAGCGGGGTGCCGCGCGGCGGCCTGGTGGTGATCCAGGAGATCTTCGGCGTCAACGCGCACATCCGCGCGGTCGCCGAGCGCTTCGCCGAAGCCGGCTACGTCGTGCTGGCGCCGGCCGTGTTCGACCCGGTCGAGACCGGGGTCGAACTGGGCTACGACCAGTCTGCGGCCGCGCGCGGGGTCGAGCTGCGCAACGCGGTCGGCTTCGACCGCGCCAGCGACATCGTCGGCGCCGCCGCGCACCGGCTGCAGAGCGAGGGCCTGCGCACCGGCGCGGTCGGCTTCTGCTGGGGCGGTTCGCTGGCCTTCCTGGCCAATACCCGCCACGGCCTGCCCGCGGTCAGCTACTACGGCGCGCGCACCCTGCCCTTCCTCGGCGAAGCGACCCGGGCGCCGATCGCGTTCCACTTCGGCCGCCA is part of the Lysobacter firmicutimachus genome and encodes:
- the rimO gene encoding 30S ribosomal protein S12 methylthiotransferase RimO, producing the protein MSSASVSPANPKVGFVSLGCPKALVDSERILTQLRVEGYDIVQSYDDADVVVVNTCGFIDSAVTESLDAIGEAIAENGKVIVTGCLGKRSELIREAHPDVLSISGPQDYGSVMSAVHAALPPRHDPFIDLVPRPASHRLDDGIGIKLTPKHYAYLKISEGCNHRCSFCIIPSMRGDLVSRPVDEVLREAEKLAMGGVKELLVISQDTSAYGVDLKYAAREWRGNGYQTRMKALCEGLAELGIWTRLHYVYPYPHVDDIIPLMAENGAHGMPKLLPYLDIPFQHASPRVLKLMKRPGAVDKTLERIQRWRSIAPDIAIRSTFIVGFPGETEAEFEELLDFLDEAQLDRVGAFAYSPVDGAQANDLPDPVDEEVKQERLARFMERQAEISAAKLEAKVGSVQRCLVDAIDGDLAIARSMADAPEIDGLVQIQNGLEAQLRVGQFVDVEIMGSDEHDLYGEALLPE
- a CDS encoding dienelactone hydrolase family protein, with the translated sequence MAQWIDLDTPAGPVRAWRADPSGVPRGGLVVIQEIFGVNAHIRAVAERFAEAGYVVLAPAVFDPVETGVELGYDQSAAARGVELRNAVGFDRASDIVGAAAHRLQSEGLRTGAVGFCWGGSLAFLANTRHGLPAVSYYGARTLPFLGEATRAPIAFHFGRHDGSIPPEAIEQHRQALPNAPIYLYDAGHGFNCDQRADYDPDSAALAWRRTLDFFADTLK